The following are encoded together in the Salvelinus alpinus chromosome 29, SLU_Salpinus.1, whole genome shotgun sequence genome:
- the LOC139558602 gene encoding leukotriene B4 receptor 1-like, which yields MSTVFKIALILSRTMVNMNSSSNSSLDSTSPDSGRLISSTVLGLCCALGLPGNIAVLVVILCRSSRRPNFTLCLMLNLASSDILCLATVPVWIYTLLHGWTLGRAACKLATFLLYLSLYANVLTVTLLGVQRYLQVLYPQMWNRLGRKGEAVLLLALWGLACALTAPAVATRDVRDGELKCQRHTGSDAERVAVLVLETLLGFVVPFSVLVTSYCCLHRRVNQTALFSSAKLTRLVTSVVVTFFILWIPVHIVNVVDIAGIVLQTSWPEASAALLSHRSAAARVVRSFTFFNSCLDPFLYAFASRRIREQPKSSSRGDSRMQVTNI from the coding sequence ATGTCTACTGTCTTCAAGATAGCTCTTATTCTTTCACGGACAATGGTGAACATGAACTCCTCCAGCAACTCTAGCTTGGACTCCACCTCCCCGGATTCGGGCCGCCTGATTTCGAGCACCGTCCTGGGGTTGTGCTGTGCGCTGGGCCTCCCTGGTAACATAGCTGTCCTGGTGGTCATCCTGTGCCGCTCGTCCCGACGCCCCAACTTCACCCTGTGCCTCATGCTGAACCTGGCTTCCTCCGACATCCTGTGCCTGGCCACGGTGCCCGTGTGGATCTATACTCTCCTGCACGGCTGGACTCTGGGCCGTGCTGCATGCAAGTTAGCCACGTTCCTGCTCTATCTCAGCCTGTATGCTAACGTGCTAACGGTCACTCTACTCGGTGTCCAGCGCTACCTCCAGGTGCTATACCCGCAGATGTGGAACAGGCTGGGGCGCAAGGGGGAGGCGGTGCTGCTCCTGGCCCTGTGGGGGCTCGCCTGTGCTCTGACTGCTCCCGCCGTTGCCACTCGCGATGTGCGCGATGGCGAGCTCAAGTGCCAGCGACACACGGGCTCCGATGCTGAAAGAGTTGCTGTCCTCGTCTTGGAGACCCTTTTAGGGTTCGTGGTTCCGTTCTCTGTGCTGGTGACGTCCTACTGCTGCCTCCACCGGCGGGTGAACCAGACTGCGCTGTTCAGCAGTGCAAAGTTGACGCGGCTGgtcaccagtgtggtggtcacCTTCTTCATCCTCTGGATCCCTGTGCACATTGTCAATGTGGTGGACATCGCCGGCATTGTGCTGCAGACTTCCTGGCCAGAGGCGTCGGCAGCGCTGCTGAGCCACAGAAGCGCAGCAGCGCGTGTCGTCCGGAGCTTTACGTTTTTTAACAGCTGCCTGGACCCCTTCCTGTACGCCTTCGCCTCGCGGAGAATCCGTGAGCAGCCCAAGTCGTCGTCGAGGGGCGACAGCAGGATGCAGGTCACAAATATCTGA